One region of Vanessa tameamea isolate UH-Manoa-2023 chromosome 27, ilVanTame1 primary haplotype, whole genome shotgun sequence genomic DNA includes:
- the LOC113391981 gene encoding uncharacterized protein LOC113391981, which yields MSATSALENNEDLENVPLVRMEDVQPDRSSEMYIVNKNELLETCVVDDAQYEDVCVNDEELEEDSNIGSMVSVQSEEIVGVDDNDNPELIVPEVLTPVTREVPLTIIVERAEVKQNPDSWPTLEILPGGVIKHAEKYEGDLASLYQSGDIENEGEDLMYACAKCPQRFKFLFCLVKHVKWHEDQKKKEKAPDIHKNKSSEKNYICLHTNKRKVISKLKTKCKVPKRS from the exons ATGTCTGCAACAAGTGCTTTGGAAAATAACGAAGACCTAGAAAATGTTCCGTTGGTCAGGATGGAGGACGTACAACCAGACAGAAGTTCAGAAATGTATATAgtgaataaaaatgaattgttaGAAACTTGTGTTGTTGACGATGCCCAATACGAAGATGTCTGTGTTAATGATGAAGAATTAGAAGAAGACTCGAACATAGGGAGCATGGTGTCTGTACAGTCTGAGGAAATTGTCGGAGTTGACGATAACGATAATCCCGAACTCATAGTGCCAGAAGTTCTAACGCCTGTGACGCGGGAAGTTCCGTTG aCCATAATAGTAGAAAGGGCTGAAGTAAAACAGAATCCAGACAGTTGGCCGACATTAGAAATACTGCCAGGAGGTGTTATAAAACATGCTGAGAAATACGAAGGAGACTTAGCGAGTCTGTATCAGAGCGGAGATATAGAGAACGAAGGCGAAGATCTTATGTATGCATGTGCAAAATGTCcacaaagatttaaatttttattctgtttgGTCAAGCATGTGAAATGGCATGAGGATCAGAAGAAGAAGGAAAAGGCACCTGACATACATAAAAACA aatcttctgagaaaaattatatatgtctgcacacaaataaaagaaaagtcatatcaaaattaaaaacaaagtgtAAGGTACCAAAGAGGTCATAG
- the LOC113391976 gene encoding zinc finger protein 85-like, translating into MEFQNTKSCEFDETSEMVLSDDLNIKEEITHEITVDIKPENDDSYSNDDNPFENIQVEIKQEFITPNYPDKLLEISSITKKREAELQHTVMQIENEINELILPNTDDNIKMEKQDEVMGYEYSTIDEGSMDSEEAHALNNVEACLQDEINIKPENDVYEDPTKEEFDKIIKEEMDLTVTETHLISNKVINTTSTITNPQDGVIQSQTTKTLVMEIHPMVQGINVSSLGRINNPEEILPTSHCNDDNLTMEYDDFQLNSITGNVLSLEQEAYGLLKAGRCDVNDKRFSCNKCDKSYKKSKYLKEHMQVHKSIENRAMGIIKGLKTRMENMKKRICNDLKKDANKAIDKHSFENKKARMERLENRSRIKEEVVLNMKKEGYECTCGQIFKRKTRMLSCLRSHDIYADTESCFSCISCTKQFKDKQELALHRKRLHRKRFPCKFCPTDYTTRKDLFKHLQIHQKVQLMEYKVISEVVKGKQKLKCFMCSKTFSELSELKMHVMEDHEEPYICPHCKGTFPKIIDFGNHTKTYHPEVEGQSVLDVLEAFSKLVQAWKCEECKLQFHEADKFAMHQVEKHSPDLKVNDQFQCSDCRRVFVSQKGLTSHRRIHHNTGSTEESETIEKGVMCVECRKICKDMTALTSHMRLHSPERKYPCKFCDFRFSTPEKRKIHAELHTGDMKYVCFICEYQCSSENRLKQHKMSLKHANMKEFLLTGKPLIEEQSTSKESRPEEKYVKKRKQSKSTPSLSGDEGTSTCEVCGDKFPSEKKMLEHKQTHPFIEFPNEDTPTRIFFK; encoded by the exons atggagtTTCAAAATACAAAATCCTGTGAATTCGATGAAACGAGTGAGATGGTATTATCAGATGATCTGAATATTAAAGAAGAAATAACCCACGAAATAACAGTTGATATAAAACCTGAAAACGATGACAGCTACAGCAATGATGATAATCCATTTGAGAATATACAAGTTGAGATTAAACAGGAATTCATTACTCCAAATTATCCAGATAAACTACTTGAAATATCATCTATCACAAAGAAAAGAGAAGCTGAACTACAACACACAGTAATgcaaatagaaaatgaaataaacgagTTAATATTACCTAATACAgatgacaatattaaaatggaGAAGCAAGATGAGGTTATGGGTTACGAATATTCGACTATTGATGAAGGCAGCATGGATAGTGAAGAGGCACATGCATTGAACAATGTTGAGGCATGTTTACAGGACGAAATTAACATAAAACCTGAAAATGATGTTTATGAG gACCCCACAAAAGAagaatttgacaaaataataaaagaagaaatGGATTTGACAGTAACAGAAACTCATTTAATATCAAACAAAGTAATTAACACAACATCGACCATCACAAATCCTCAGGACGGGGTGATACAGTCACAAACTACAAAAACTTTAGTCATGGAAATTCATCCTATGGTTCAAGGTATCAATGTTTCATCGTTGGGTAGAATTAATAATCCTGAAGAAATATTACCAACTTCTCATTGCAATGATGACAATCTTACAATGGAATATGATGATTTTCAACTTAACTCTATAACTGGCAATGTATTGTCATTAGAGCAGGAAGCATATGGCTTATTAAAAGCAGGTCGCTGTGATGTCAACGACAAACGATTCAGCTGCAACAAGTGCGATAAATCATATAAGAAATCGAAATATTTGAAAGAGCACATGCAAGTGCACAAGTCCATAGAGAATAGAGCAATGGGAATTATTAAAGGCCTTAAAACGAGGATGGAGAATATGAAGAAAAGGATTTGCAACGATCTCAAGAAAGACGCAAATAAAGCTATTGATAAACATTCGTTTGAGAATAAAAAGGCAAGAATGGAAAGATTGGAGAATCGATCGCGAATCAAGGAGGaggttgttttaaatatgaagaaGGAGGGTTATGAATGCACTTGTGGACAGatattcaaaagaaaaactAGGATGTTGTCTTGTTTACGATCTCACGACATTTATGCAGACACAGAATCCTGCTTTTCCTGCATATCTTGCACCAAACAGTTCAAAGACAAACAGGAGTTAGCGTTACATCGTAAACGGCTGCATCGCAAACGATTCCCCTGTAAATTCTGTCCAACTGACTACACTACCAGAAAAGATTTATTCAAGCACCTTCAAATACACCAAAAAGTTCAATTGATGGAGTACAAAGTTATTTCGGAAGTAGTTAAAGGGAAACAGAagctaaaatgttttatgtgttCCAAAACATTTTCGGAACTATCAGAATTAAAAATGCATGTGATGGAGGATCACGAGGAACCGTACATTTGCCCACATTGTAAAGGAACTTTTCCGAAAATTATCGATTTTGGAAACCATACGAAAACGTACCATCCAGAGGTTGAAGGACAATCTGTTTTGGATGTTCTTGAAGCGTTTTCAAAATTAGTGCAAGCTTGGAAATGCGAGGAGtgtaaattacaatttcatgAGGCCGACAAATTTGCTATGCACCAGGTAGAGAAACACAGTCCGGATTTGAAAGTAAATGATCAGTTCCAGTGTTCCGATTGTCGAAGAGTTTTCGTGAGCCAAAAAGGTTTGACGTCTCACAGAAGAATTCATCACAACACGGGTAGCACAGAGGAATCCGAGACCATCGAGAAGGGTGTCATGTGCGTTGAATGTCGGAAGATATGTAAGGATATGACCGCTCTTACATCACACATGCGTTTACATTCACCAGAACGAAAGTATCCTTGCAAATTTTGTGATTTTCGTTTCTCAACACCAGAAAAGAGAAAGATTCACGCTGAACTACATACAGGCGACATGAAATACGTGTGCTTTATATGCGAGTATCAGTGCAGTTCGGAGAATCGGTTGAAACAACACAAGATGTCCCTGAAACACGCAAACATGAAGGAGTTCCTATTGACGGGTAAACCGTTAATCGAAGAACAGTCGACATCGAAGGAGTCGAGACCTGAAGAAAAGTACGTTAAAAAGAGGAAGCAAAGTAAAAGCACGCCGTCTCTCTCAGGTGATGAAGGGACTTCGACGTGCGAAGTCTGCGGTGACAAGTTTCCAAGCGAAAAGAAAATGTTAGAACATAAACAAACTCACCCGTTCATTGAATTCCCCAATGAAGACACGCCTACTAGAATATTCTTTAAGTAG
- the LOC113391975 gene encoding neutral alpha-glucosidase AB isoform X2, which yields MKALCLLLVLTISSTLCVDKNNFKTCDQSGFCKRLRPFKPEKSQYSLNLDTVIVHGNVLSAEVVTVDIEGEKKNVLWHYALKLTALVDSTFRVELDEADPLYPRYRPELALGEEPTADGLKLVSNSNGKLILVNEQGNKVIITSEPLKIEFLDLNGEKAVILNDNSQLVVEPLREEEGTWSENFKSHHDSKPRGNEAISLDIAFPDADHVYGIPEHTDNFHLKTTTSGEPYRLYNLDVFEYDLDSRMAIYGAIPVLYSHGVKRSAGVFWHNSAETWVDVVNYADATVVSSLVNLVTGGHQRRVDARFMSEAGVIDVFVFLGDKPADVFRQYSGLTGAAPLPPRFSLAYHQSRWNYVDEADVRAVDDGFDANDIPADALWLDIEYTDRKKYFTWDMEKFPHPADMVANLTAKGRKLIVIIDPHIKREAGYFVHEDATEQGLYVKDKDGKDYEGWCWPGSSSYLDFFNPEVTKYYAERFQFNNFPGTSKDVHIWNDMNEPSVFNGPEITMPKDCRHYKAPQDGQDGLASFWEHRHVHNENGLRHISGTHQGMLDRSDGQYRPFILTRAVFAGTQRYAAVWTGDNAAEWGFLQASVPMCISLAVSGVSFCGSDVGGFFKYPEAEMMTRWYQAGAYQAFFRAHSHIETKRREPWLYDAATTARLRDAVRRRYALLDFWYTLFYEHSIDGLPVMRPLFQEFPREEETFTIDNTYLLGDKLLVRPVLEEGVTSVKVYLPGKDSHTVWYDVDSYQSYPANGYMNVDVNIAKVPVFQRGGTIVPRKERVRRSSALMAHDPYTLVVALDGQGKAEGSLYIDDGETYEYKSNKFIYAKITYEPSAMKYSFVNEEASYPTRSWVERIVIAGIKNPPKSAKLSQGGKQIPLQMTLHRGNDVLVIRKPTASMASPWEILFTY from the exons atgaAGGCACTTTGTCTTCTTCTGGTCTTAACAATAAGCAGTACTTTATGCGTTGATAAGAATAATTTCAAGACATGTGATCAGTCAGGGTTTTGTAAGCGCCTTCGGCCTTTTAAGCCAGAGAAATCTCAGTATTCCCTAAATTTAGACACCGTTATTGTACACGGAAATGTTCTTTCGGCTGAGGTCGTTACCGTGGACATTGAAGGAGAAAAGAAAAATGTTCTG TGGCACTATGCATTGAAACTGACAGCTCTGGTGGATAGTACATTCCGTGTAGAATTAGATGAAGCAGATCCTTTGTACCCTCGGTACCGACCGGAACTAGCGTTGGGTGAGGAACCTACTGCTGATGG ATTAAAATTGGTATCGAACTCGAACGGTAAGCTGATACTGGTCAACGAGCAAGGTAACAAAGTTATCATTACATCGGAACCTCTTAAAATCGAGTTCCTCGATCTGAACGGCGAAAAAGCTGTGATATTGAACGACAACAGCCAGCTTGTCGTGGAGCCTCTGAGG GAAGAAGAAGGCACATGGAGCGAAAATTTCAAGTCTCATCACGACAGCAAACCTCGAGGCAACGAAGCCATTTCGCTGGACATCGCATTCCCAGATGCTGACCACGTTTATG GTATCCCGGAGCATACAGATAACTTCCACCTGAAGACGACAACTTCAGGGGAACCCTACAGGCTGTACAACTTGGACGTGTTCGAATATGATCTGGACAGCAGGATGGCTATTTACGGAGCCATTCCAGTTCTATACTCTCATGG AGTCAAACGCAGTGCAGGCGTGTTCTGGCACAACTCTGCAGAGACGTGGGTGGACGTCGTCAACTACGCCGACGCCACCGTCGTGTCGTCGCTCGTGAACCTCGTCACCGGCGGACACCAGCGCCGCGTCGATGCCAG GTTTATGAGCGAAGCTGGCGTTATCGACGTGTTCGTGTTCCTCGGAGACAAGCCGGCCGACGTGTTCCGCCAGTACAGCGGCCTCACCGGGGCCGCGCCGCTCCCCCCC CGATTCTCGCTGGCGTACCACCAGTCGCGCTGGAACTACGTGGACGAGGCCGACGTGCGCGCCGTCGACGACGGGTTCGACGCCAACGACATCCCCGCCGACGCGCTCTGGCTCGACATCGAGTACACCGACCGCAAGAA GTACTTCACGTGGGACATGGAAAAGTTCCCTCATCCCGCGGACATGGTGGCCAACCTCACGGCTAAGGGACGGAAGCTGATCGTCATCATCGATCCCCACATCAAGAGGGAGGCTGGCTACTTCGTCCACGAAGATGCGACAGAACAGGGACTGTATGTTAAAGATAAAGATGGAAAGGACTATGAAG GGTGGTGCTGGCCTGGTTCATCCTCGTACCTGGACTTTTTCAACCCGGAGGTCACAAAGTACTACGCTGAGAGGTTTCAGTTCAACAACTTCCCCGGTACCAGCAAAGATGTTCATATCTGGAATGACATGAACGAGCCAagt GTATTCAACGGACCCGAAATCACAATGCCTAAAGACTGCCGCCATTACAAAGCTCCTCAAGACGGACAAGATGGTCTCGCTTCATTCTGGGAACACAG ACACGTGCATAACGAGAACGGCCTCCGACACATCAGCGGTACACACCAGGGCATGCTAGACCGATCAGACGGACAGTACCGACCCTTTATCCTCACCAGGGCCGTCTTCGCCGGTACTCAGAG ATATGCAGCAGTCTGGACCGGAGATAATGCAGCGGAGTGGGGCTTTTTGCAAGCTTCCGTCCCCATGTGCATATCGCTGGCCGTCTCTGGAGTCAGTTTCTGTGGCTCAGATGTCGGAGGTTTCTTCAAGTACCCCGAGGCTGAGATGATGACCAGATGGTATCAG GCGGGCGCCTACCAGGCCTTCTTCCGCGCGCACTCGCACATCGAGACCAAGCGGCGCGAGCCGTGGCTGTACGACGCCGCCACCACGGCGCGCCTCCGGGACGCCGTGCGCCGCCGATACGCGCTGCTCGACTTCTG GTACACCTTATTCTACGAGCACTCAATCGACGGACTACCTGTAATGAGACCACTGTTCCAAGAGTTCCCTCGAGAGGAAGAGACATTCACGATCGACAACACATACTTATTGG GTGACAAGCTGTTAGTCCGTCCCGTGCTGGAAGAGGGAGTGACGAGTGTGAAAGTGTACCTGCCCGGAAAAGACTCCCACACCGTGTGGTACGACGTCGACTCGTACCAATCATATCCCGCCAACGGGTATATGAACGTCGATGTTAATATTGCCAAA GTGCCGGTGTTCCAGCGCGGAGGCACCATAGTGCCGCGCAAGGAGCGCGTGCGACGCTCCTCCGCTCTCATGGCGCACGACCCTTACACGCTCGTAGTGGCGCTGGACGGCCAG gGCAAAGCGGAAGGTTCGCTGTACATTGACGACGGCGAGACCTACGAATACAAatcaaataagtttatatacgCCAAGATCACATATGAACCTTCAGCTATGAAGTATTC CTTCGTAAACGAAGAAGCAAGCTATCCAACCCGATCATGGGTGGAGCGTATTGTAATCGCGGGTATCAAAAATCCCCCGAAATCTGCCAAACTGTCCCAGGGAGGTAAGCAGATCCCTCTCCAGATGACTCTCCACAGAGGTAACGACGTGCTCGTCATACGCAAGCCAACCGCGTCCATGGCATCGCCTTGGGAAATACTTTTCACGTATTAG
- the LOC113391975 gene encoding neutral alpha-glucosidase AB isoform X1, with product MKALCLLLVLTISSTLCVDKNNFKTCDQSGFCKRLRPFKPEKSQYSLNLDTVIVHGNVLSAEVVTVDIEGEKKNVLWHYALKLTALVDSTFRVELDEADPLYPRYRPELALGEEPTADGLKLVSNSNGKLILVNEQGNKVIITSEPLKIEFLDLNGEKAVILNDNSQLVVEPLRVRREKSGDDDEGDVEEEGTWSENFKSHHDSKPRGNEAISLDIAFPDADHVYGIPEHTDNFHLKTTTSGEPYRLYNLDVFEYDLDSRMAIYGAIPVLYSHGVKRSAGVFWHNSAETWVDVVNYADATVVSSLVNLVTGGHQRRVDARFMSEAGVIDVFVFLGDKPADVFRQYSGLTGAAPLPPRFSLAYHQSRWNYVDEADVRAVDDGFDANDIPADALWLDIEYTDRKKYFTWDMEKFPHPADMVANLTAKGRKLIVIIDPHIKREAGYFVHEDATEQGLYVKDKDGKDYEGWCWPGSSSYLDFFNPEVTKYYAERFQFNNFPGTSKDVHIWNDMNEPSVFNGPEITMPKDCRHYKAPQDGQDGLASFWEHRHVHNENGLRHISGTHQGMLDRSDGQYRPFILTRAVFAGTQRYAAVWTGDNAAEWGFLQASVPMCISLAVSGVSFCGSDVGGFFKYPEAEMMTRWYQAGAYQAFFRAHSHIETKRREPWLYDAATTARLRDAVRRRYALLDFWYTLFYEHSIDGLPVMRPLFQEFPREEETFTIDNTYLLGDKLLVRPVLEEGVTSVKVYLPGKDSHTVWYDVDSYQSYPANGYMNVDVNIAKVPVFQRGGTIVPRKERVRRSSALMAHDPYTLVVALDGQGKAEGSLYIDDGETYEYKSNKFIYAKITYEPSAMKYSFVNEEASYPTRSWVERIVIAGIKNPPKSAKLSQGGKQIPLQMTLHRGNDVLVIRKPTASMASPWEILFTY from the exons atgaAGGCACTTTGTCTTCTTCTGGTCTTAACAATAAGCAGTACTTTATGCGTTGATAAGAATAATTTCAAGACATGTGATCAGTCAGGGTTTTGTAAGCGCCTTCGGCCTTTTAAGCCAGAGAAATCTCAGTATTCCCTAAATTTAGACACCGTTATTGTACACGGAAATGTTCTTTCGGCTGAGGTCGTTACCGTGGACATTGAAGGAGAAAAGAAAAATGTTCTG TGGCACTATGCATTGAAACTGACAGCTCTGGTGGATAGTACATTCCGTGTAGAATTAGATGAAGCAGATCCTTTGTACCCTCGGTACCGACCGGAACTAGCGTTGGGTGAGGAACCTACTGCTGATGG ATTAAAATTGGTATCGAACTCGAACGGTAAGCTGATACTGGTCAACGAGCAAGGTAACAAAGTTATCATTACATCGGAACCTCTTAAAATCGAGTTCCTCGATCTGAACGGCGAAAAAGCTGTGATATTGAACGACAACAGCCAGCTTGTCGTGGAGCCTCTGAGGGTGAGGAGGGAGAAAAGCGGTGATGACGACGAGGGGGACGTC GAAGAAGAAGGCACATGGAGCGAAAATTTCAAGTCTCATCACGACAGCAAACCTCGAGGCAACGAAGCCATTTCGCTGGACATCGCATTCCCAGATGCTGACCACGTTTATG GTATCCCGGAGCATACAGATAACTTCCACCTGAAGACGACAACTTCAGGGGAACCCTACAGGCTGTACAACTTGGACGTGTTCGAATATGATCTGGACAGCAGGATGGCTATTTACGGAGCCATTCCAGTTCTATACTCTCATGG AGTCAAACGCAGTGCAGGCGTGTTCTGGCACAACTCTGCAGAGACGTGGGTGGACGTCGTCAACTACGCCGACGCCACCGTCGTGTCGTCGCTCGTGAACCTCGTCACCGGCGGACACCAGCGCCGCGTCGATGCCAG GTTTATGAGCGAAGCTGGCGTTATCGACGTGTTCGTGTTCCTCGGAGACAAGCCGGCCGACGTGTTCCGCCAGTACAGCGGCCTCACCGGGGCCGCGCCGCTCCCCCCC CGATTCTCGCTGGCGTACCACCAGTCGCGCTGGAACTACGTGGACGAGGCCGACGTGCGCGCCGTCGACGACGGGTTCGACGCCAACGACATCCCCGCCGACGCGCTCTGGCTCGACATCGAGTACACCGACCGCAAGAA GTACTTCACGTGGGACATGGAAAAGTTCCCTCATCCCGCGGACATGGTGGCCAACCTCACGGCTAAGGGACGGAAGCTGATCGTCATCATCGATCCCCACATCAAGAGGGAGGCTGGCTACTTCGTCCACGAAGATGCGACAGAACAGGGACTGTATGTTAAAGATAAAGATGGAAAGGACTATGAAG GGTGGTGCTGGCCTGGTTCATCCTCGTACCTGGACTTTTTCAACCCGGAGGTCACAAAGTACTACGCTGAGAGGTTTCAGTTCAACAACTTCCCCGGTACCAGCAAAGATGTTCATATCTGGAATGACATGAACGAGCCAagt GTATTCAACGGACCCGAAATCACAATGCCTAAAGACTGCCGCCATTACAAAGCTCCTCAAGACGGACAAGATGGTCTCGCTTCATTCTGGGAACACAG ACACGTGCATAACGAGAACGGCCTCCGACACATCAGCGGTACACACCAGGGCATGCTAGACCGATCAGACGGACAGTACCGACCCTTTATCCTCACCAGGGCCGTCTTCGCCGGTACTCAGAG ATATGCAGCAGTCTGGACCGGAGATAATGCAGCGGAGTGGGGCTTTTTGCAAGCTTCCGTCCCCATGTGCATATCGCTGGCCGTCTCTGGAGTCAGTTTCTGTGGCTCAGATGTCGGAGGTTTCTTCAAGTACCCCGAGGCTGAGATGATGACCAGATGGTATCAG GCGGGCGCCTACCAGGCCTTCTTCCGCGCGCACTCGCACATCGAGACCAAGCGGCGCGAGCCGTGGCTGTACGACGCCGCCACCACGGCGCGCCTCCGGGACGCCGTGCGCCGCCGATACGCGCTGCTCGACTTCTG GTACACCTTATTCTACGAGCACTCAATCGACGGACTACCTGTAATGAGACCACTGTTCCAAGAGTTCCCTCGAGAGGAAGAGACATTCACGATCGACAACACATACTTATTGG GTGACAAGCTGTTAGTCCGTCCCGTGCTGGAAGAGGGAGTGACGAGTGTGAAAGTGTACCTGCCCGGAAAAGACTCCCACACCGTGTGGTACGACGTCGACTCGTACCAATCATATCCCGCCAACGGGTATATGAACGTCGATGTTAATATTGCCAAA GTGCCGGTGTTCCAGCGCGGAGGCACCATAGTGCCGCGCAAGGAGCGCGTGCGACGCTCCTCCGCTCTCATGGCGCACGACCCTTACACGCTCGTAGTGGCGCTGGACGGCCAG gGCAAAGCGGAAGGTTCGCTGTACATTGACGACGGCGAGACCTACGAATACAAatcaaataagtttatatacgCCAAGATCACATATGAACCTTCAGCTATGAAGTATTC CTTCGTAAACGAAGAAGCAAGCTATCCAACCCGATCATGGGTGGAGCGTATTGTAATCGCGGGTATCAAAAATCCCCCGAAATCTGCCAAACTGTCCCAGGGAGGTAAGCAGATCCCTCTCCAGATGACTCTCCACAGAGGTAACGACGTGCTCGTCATACGCAAGCCAACCGCGTCCATGGCATCGCCTTGGGAAATACTTTTCACGTATTAG
- the LOC113391979 gene encoding macro domain-containing protein RSc0334-like yields the protein MILLPVPVSLGTGKSLLSLARIAVCSFQQHCSYSVTKMSQQPKWEVEKSRILSLSADDKRKLYKFDDYIIIDKVDPWSTYVVKNKDVEMKKHTNEDVTEFRKIEIDSSKNKELSGKVSIFKGDITKLEVDAIVNAANSRLIAGGGVDGAIHRAAGPLLQAECNTLGGCPTGEARITGGYNLPCKYVIHTVGPQNGSAPNLQSCYEKSLAFQKQYNLTSIAFPCISTGIYGFPNRLAAHIALRTARKCLENNKDLDRIIFCTFMPIDVDIYETLMQLYFPIYEKNLEEP from the exons ATGATACTGCTGCCGGTACCGGTTAGCTTGGGAACGGGAAAATCTTTACTAAGTCTTGCAAGAATTGCCGTTTGTAGTTTTCAGCAACATTGTTCATATTCAGTGACTAAAATGTCTCAGCAACCAAAATGGGAAGTTGAAAAATCTAGAATTCTATCTTTATCGGCAGATGataaaaggaaattatataaattcgacgattatattattattgataaagttGACCCGTGGTCAACATACGTCGTTAAAAACAAGGATGTAGAAATGAAAAAGCATACCAATGAAGATGTTACCGAATTCAGAAAGATTGAAATAGATTCCTCTAAAAATAAAGAGTTAAGCGGGAAAGTTTCTATATTCAAAGGCGATATAACTAAATTGGAG GTCGACGCAATTGTTAATGCTGCAAATTCTCGATTAATCGCTGGTGGTGGTGTTGATGGTGCCATACACCGCGCCGCTGGACCGTTACTTCAa gcTGAATGCAATACCTTAGGAGGTTGCCCTACGGGTGAAGCAAGAATCACAGGCGGATACAACTTGCCTTGTAAAT atgtGATACATACGGTTGGACCTCAAAATGGGTCAGCACCAAATCTTCAATCTTGTTATGAGAAGAGTCTAGCATTTCAAAAGCAATATAACTTAACATCTATTGCATTCCCTTGTATATCTACTGGTATATATGGATTTCCTAACCGCCTTGCTGCACACATTGCTTTAAGAACAGCAAGGAAGTGTctcgaaaataataaagatcTAGATAGAATTATATTCTGTACATTTATGCCCATTGATGTTGACATCTATGAAACATTGATGCAATTGTACTTTCCcatttatgaaaaaaacttGGAAGAACCTTAA